The Candidatus Coatesbacteria bacterium genomic interval GCTGAGCTTCCCCCATCCTTTCAGCGCCACACCGGTGCCGGTGACCTGCCAGGTGCTGGCGGTCTTGGCGCTGGGGCTGATCCTTTCCCGGCGGCAGGCCGTCGCCGCCGTGGTTTCCTATTTGGCTCTGGGGTTGGCCGGGGCGCCGGTCTTCGCCTGGGGCGCCGGCGGTGCCGCCGTGCTGCTCGGTCCGACGGCGGGTTACCTGCTGGGCTTTCTACCGGCGGTCTGGCTGACCGGTGGCGCCGGGAGCGGGGACGGCGTACTCAAGCTCGCCCTGCGGGCCCTGGGCGGTCTGGCCCTCATCTACCTCGCCGGTTTCTCCTGGCTGGCTCTGCTGACCGGCGACGCCGCCGCTGCCTTCCAGGGCGGCGTACTGCCCTTCGCGGCCCCGGACCTGCTCAAACTGGTCGCCGCCGTCGCCGCGGCCGTCGTCTTCCGCCGTCGCTGAAACCACGCCGGTCAATCCGTTGATGTTGTTTTCTTCTTAAGGAAAGGTGCTCGATGCTCAAGACCGCGCTCAACGAGATACACCGTGAGTTGGGGGCTCAACTGGTCGAGTTCGCCGGTTACGAGATGCCCCTCAAGTACACCTCGATCAACGAAGAGCACACCACCGTGCGCGACAAGGTGGGCCTGTTCGACC includes:
- a CDS encoding biotin transporter BioY encodes the protein MQTSMQTSMQAGTLNPLELSRRRSHPALRGVVRVAAAVAVLALSARLSFPHPFSATPVPVTCQVLAVLALGLILSRRQAVAAVVSYLALGLAGAPVFAWGAGGAAVLLGPTAGYLLGFLPAVWLTGGAGSGDGVLKLALRALGGLALIYLAGFSWLALLTGDAAAAFQGGVLPFAAPDLLKLVAAVAAAVVFRRR